The following are from one region of the Poecilia reticulata strain Guanapo linkage group LG7, Guppy_female_1.0+MT, whole genome shotgun sequence genome:
- the LOC103467673 gene encoding chitotriosidase-1-like, whose amino-acid sequence MKDNNYGGAFVWSLDLDDFAGQFCGQGSYPLIRYLRSLLDSDTPPNPAVTTVAPVFTTNQPGHNSTKTPHPTTGKVTTNKPNPVTSXAAAGATTPKTTKSPVSESEFCTGKSDGNYKNEKDGGTFYQCASGITYLQRCPVNLVFSDRCNCCEWL is encoded by the exons ATGAAAGATAACAACTACGGCGGAGCGTTCGTCTGGTCTCTGGATCTGGATGATTTTGCTGGACAGTTCTGCGGTCAGGGAAGTTATCCTCTCATTAGATATCTGCGTTCTCTTCTGGATTCAG ATACCCCACCAAACCCTGCTGTTACCACAGTAGCACCAGTTTTTACAACAAACCAGCCTGGCcacaattcaaccaaaactcCCCACCCAACCACTGGGAAAGTGACCACAAACAAGCCCAACCCTGTTACATCCAYAGCAGCTGCCGGCGCCACCACTCCCAAAACAACCAAATCTCCTGTTTCTGAGAGCGAATTCTGTACTGGAAAGTCCGATGGTAACTACAAAAATGAGAAAGACGGAGGCACCTTYTATCAGTGTGCCAGTGGAATCACCTACTTACAGAGATGTCCTGTCAATCTGGTTTTCAGTGACAGATGCAACTGTTGCGAATGGCTCTGA